The Primulina eburnea isolate SZY01 chromosome 6, ASM2296580v1, whole genome shotgun sequence genome contains a region encoding:
- the LOC140833319 gene encoding probable glutathione S-transferase, whose translation MAEVKVFGVWGSPFSRRVEMALKLKGVEYEYVEEDLTNKSAQLLQYNPVHKKIPVLLHNGKPIAESLVILEYIDETWKNGPSILPKNPYDRAMARFWARFIDEKCFPAVWKACWGAGEEQVKAKEEAPELLKFLDKELEGKKFFGGDSIGLVDIAANFVAYWSVIITELVGLELITNDKFPNLCTWMEEYVNSSFVKEHLPDREKLAGIFRALFLQTK comes from the exons ATGGCGGAAGTGAAGGTATTTGGCGTTTGGGGAAGCCCATTTAGCCGCAGAGTCGAGATGGCGCTGAAACTGAAAGGAGTTGAATACGAATACGTAGAAGAAGATCTAACCAATAAGTCCGCACAGCTTCTTCAGTACAATCCAGTACACAAAAAGATTCCCGTGCTGCTGCACAATGGTAAGCCAATCGCGGAGTCGTTGGTGATTCTTGAATATATTGATGAAACTTGGAAAAATGGACCATCCATCTTGCCCAAAAATCCTTATGACAGAGCCATGGCCCGTTTCTGGGCTAGATTTATTGATGAAAAG TGCTTTCCAGCAGTGTGGAAGGCTTGTTGGGGTGCAGGGGAGGAGCAAGTGAAAGCCAAGGAAGAAGCACCAGAACTGCTAAAATTTCTTGACAAGGAGCTAGAAGGGAAGAAATTCTTCGGCGGAGATAGCATCGGGCTGGTCGATATTGCTGCCAATTTCGTCGCTTATTGGTCTGTGATTATCACTGAATTGGTGGGACTCGAACTCATAACAAACGACAAGTTCCCGAATCTGTGTACATGGATGGAGGAGTACGTCAACTCGAGTTTTGTGAAGGAACACCTGCCTGATCGGGAGAAACTGGCCGGGATTTTCAGGGCTCTATTCCTTCAGACCAAATGA